aaaacaacataaaacactcaacaagttcatcattttaaattgcatttataaattcctaattaaataatggaatttcaaaatgtatttcaaaaagaaatttaaaaaagaaataaataaccgGATTTATAAatctctatttagcttttccgtgactttttgggtccttgcaaatggtcaaatgagaaatgaaaATTAGCTATGGCCAGGTGGATGTAACAAGCTCACTGATTGGCTCTGATTGTACATCATGCGCAGATTTATAGATCTCGGAtgaggacccaaagagtcacggaaaagctaaatagagaggctaaaacgaaaagcaaatcgaatagcgaaaaaaataaggagaaccatcgggaaaatgaaaacagaaatgttaaacggaaatgcccttttaaatgcctaatttaaacctgtatttgtagttcaatttataaatccagttatttatttctctttttaaatttctttttgaaatacattttgaaaatccattatttaattaggaatttataaatgcaatttaaaatgatgaacttattgagtgttttatattgtatttattaatggattaatatttcatttctacgttatttttataatctcactttttattgcctaataaaatgttacataatgatttttttgtaactttgtctatttatttatagattaattaatgcatttttaaacaaatctattaattgctatttttattgtccaggtagttattaaatattgaagttctttattacattttgcatgactcttgtggtcctccataatgaagggttttgtggtccagggcaTGGTTTTGCTTGTTTAATATCAGAGGGTATCAACTCTATCcatcatattttattatttacatgaCTTTAAATGTATTGTCTCTGTTTTCTCTACAGAATCCTTGGCAGTTTAATCTCATCCCACATTCTGCTCACTGACCCTCGTCAGCCGTTTGGTGACATTGAACTGAAGGACTATGACAATGAACTTCTTCATCTTGCACATGACCTGGCTGTGCGACTGCTGCCTGCATTTGAGAACACTAGCACAGGCATCCCCTACCCCAGGGTGAGGCCTCCTCATATATTACTTGAGATGGTGGCTCATTTCGAATGATTTGTTTGTGACATAACTGCAATGATTTTAATGTGTATCTTTCATTTGTTATAGGTGAATTTAAAGAAGGGCGTCCCACCTGACAGCATCAATGAGACCTGTACTGCAGGAGCGGGCTCGCTGCTTGTCGAGTTTGGCATACTGAGCCGTCTAGTTGGCGACTCTACATTTGAATGGGTCGCCCGGCGGGCTGTTAAAGCCTTGTGGGACTTAAGAAGCAATGAAACTGGATTGCTGGGTAAGTCTGTTTGTCCTCCATAATTGAGGTTTGTACtcctaaaacaaaataaaagttttcatttttattgtttagTTTTGTCAGATTTGCTTGATTTATGTTTGTCTGAGCGATAGTTTTACTTATCTTATAGGGAATGTGGTGAACATTCAAACTGGCCAGTGGGTTGGGAAGCAGAGTGGTCTTGGTGCCGGCATGGATTCGTTTTATGAGTATCTTCTCAAGTCTTACATCTTGTTTGGAGAGAATGAAGACTACAAGATGTTCACTGCGGCTTACGAGAGCATTCAGAGCCACCTGAGAAGAGGGTGattgtaaatgtgtgtgtgtgaatgtaaTTGCGGTTGTAGTTAAAGCTCTCATAAACCAAGGAAGTTAGCTTGTTTTGTGTTTCTAAACACCTGCAGACAACCCATGTCTTCTGGGATGTGTGGTTATGTTCGCATGATTTGCAGCCAATGAGTGCATTGCaaggaaatacatttaaaataaacttaccGATGTGGGTACTTTTTGGGTGCTGAACTGTGCCATAGCTTAGTTGTAGCTTAACTTTTGTTTTGGCTTTGTTAGCGTCTTGATTGTAAgtgtgtatgttttttttacttttaacagaAGGGAGGCATGCAATGAAGGAGAGGGCGACCCACCTCTGTATGTAAATGTGAACATGTTTAACGGACAGATCATGAACACATGGATTGACTCCCTGCAGGCGTTTTTCCCAGGACTACAGGTCTGAATCTCTCTACTGTCTTTATATAACCTTGGTTTCTAGGTTAACACAAAAAACTTATAACTAGGAGTGATGCCTACATTGGCAGCAGTATTTCCCACAGACTTACAGTTTATTTGTGGCAGCACATTCACCGGGGGGATGGATGAATAATGTGTAACTAATATGCGGTCAGGTTGATCATTTTCGGATGCGGAGCCACGTGCAAAGCGTGCGGCTCTGCACAAATAAATGCCACACGATATGGGTTCCTTCCCCATCAAAGTTTAAAAAAGTGTTCAGAGTCACAATGGAGAGGGCAAACTGATGCCACGTGTTTGTGTACAGGATCTGTCATGTGAGAGCGAGGTAGTAAAAAAACGTGctgtgcaaaaatatatttgtggtGGGTAATTTTGATAAGCTGGGGGGCTGCAGCTTATTAAAGGGCCAttccccattttttttttaaatactaattttccagctcccctagagttaaacatgggatttttagcattttggaatccattcagctgatctcaaagcactttacatataaatgggggaatctcctcaaccaccaccaatgtgcagcatccacctggatgatgcgacggcagccatattgtgcCAGAATGCCCACCATACACCAGCTTTTTAGTGAAGAGGAGACCGAGTGAAATAGCCAATTAGTAGATATGGGGATGATTATTAGGctaatgggcaagtttggccaggatgccggggcacacccctactctttttcgaatgacatcctgggatttttagtgaccacagagagtcaggacctcggtttaacgtctcatccgaaagacggtgctttttgacagtatagtgtccccgtcactatactggggtgttaggacccacacagaccatagggtgagcaccccctgctggtctcactaacacctctaccagcaacAACCTGCCTTCCCCAGGTGGTCTCTTATCCATAAGCCATCCATAATATCATTAGCGCAgcagcgccagacccggagatcagctgaatggattccaattAAATGTTGAACTCTAGGGGatctggaaaatgagtatatttaaaaaagtggaatgtcccttcaAAACATCATTAGAATGCTGTTTCAACAATATCATGCCACTTACTAAGATCAGTTTTATTGACACCCATTTTAATTTGATGGGACCTTGTTCGTCTCTTGCTCAGGTTTTGAATGGAGATGTTGAAAACGCCATTTGCCTTCACGCCTTCTACTATGCAATCTGGAAGCGTTTCGGGGCTCTTCCTGAACGATACAACTGGCAGCTTCAGGCCCCAGATGTGCTTTTCTACCCTTTAAGGCCTGAACTAGTAGAATCAACGTACCTGCTTTATCAGGTACAAATCTTTTACATTCTCCTTTAGTTCTTTGTGCTCATCACCAAATTTTTAGATACTATTGGGTCCATGGACATAGTCAGTCGTGTGCATCTTCCCATGATGTTGTCAaacttattttagttttatttagtgtgAATTTATCACATTTTATACCATGGGGCTGTTGAATTTTTATTCTAATTGGTTGAGATATGTTccacgggtatgcattatttttcgataaacgcatacctgacctgtcaaatgtcttaaaataaccaccagagcaatgtatgtggtaaccatggtataagaATAAGTGAATCCGGTCCTTTgaactatttgaaaataatgcacacctaagGTGGCAATACAGCACCACTaatttttcgaataattcaacagcctgTCATCAATTGTTCCTTACATATTCTACGGTTTAAGGAAAATCCAATTGTCTTGAAATACTTTAATATCGCTTTTCTGCTGCAGGCTACCAAGAACCCTTTTTATCTTCACGTCGGGATGGACATTCTCGAAAGCCTTGAAAAGAATACCAAAGTCAGGTATGTGGTTTAAGCATACTGAATTACTCGTATTATAAACAGATcataatgtaaacaaagatCTAAATTTGGTCTCCTGTTCAGGTGTGGTTATGCTACGCTCCATCACGTGGTGGATAAGTCCAAAGAGGATCGCATGGAGAGTTTCTTCCTTAGCGAAACCTGCAAATACCTTTACCTGGTCAGTAATTTGTTTCACAGTCAGATCTTATGAAAAGTGTCCAAACGTGCTTAGTAAGATTTAACCTCATACGTATTCACTTAATTTTGTATTCATCATTGTATATttctatagatggtttcatcggacgcacgtgatacacgtctggatccgaaccttacttccggtttcgtttttttaatggtctgactagttgctaaactgatctcttgaacaaatgcctcgtcgaaaataacaaatgttttggtttcctaggtaatctatgtgttgttttgtttgcttgttatataaataaactatgtttaaagaactttgttgttatttatattagcggagtttaccggaagttacgtgcggaccgcgacagcggcttgtttatgttgttaccgctgaaacggtctataggcTACCTATAGTACTTTTTCAAAGCGACAATCAAGAATAATATGCTAATATTTTCACAATCCTCAACAGCTCTTTGATGAAGACAACCCACTGCACAAGTCTGGTTATAAATACGTCTTCACTACAGAGGGCCATGTAGTGCCAATAGATCAGCGATTCAGGCAGAAGAGCTGGGAAGAGCAGGTTCCCTGTGAAGAGCCCAGAAATGAGCCAAAAGCCAATACAAGCAACGTAAGAGCACCTGTTTGATACATACTTTTTAATTAAAGGAAAAccccaccgtttttcaatattttattatgttcttatctcaacttagacgaatgaatacataccttttttttttaatgcattagAGTGATTGGCTGAGAGTTAAATACtttttgttttctatttttatttgttCAATAGTGTGAACGGATTTCTGAAGAGCGACGTTTCGGTCTTCCGCTAAAGAGCATGTACATGCGGCAGATTGACCACATGGTGGGGCTGTCTTGATGTCAGTGCGCGCCCTGGAGGCCTCAACACTTTAGGAACCCCCTGGTGGGGTTCAGCAAGTCTGCGAACTGAAAACTTAAGTTTCTTTTGCACAGGAAGTGGTGAGAATATTAACTGAACACCGGTACCAGtcattcttttcttttttttgtggaCACGACATGATGTGGACCATGTTTGGATGTTTTTATCCATCCAGCGAAGGTCCTCCTCATGAAAAGACACAAGAAAACATTCAGTGTGATCTGAGATCTGATCCGTTGTAATACTGTTTTTGACCCTCTAGGTGGATTCATGTTTGTATTGTGCAATCTAGTGTGTTTACACACTGTTTCGCAACAAGTTTTCTACAGTGCCATGTGTAATGAAAACTTAGTATTATAAAGGGCTATAATGGGTCAAGAGATggtatgtatgttttaaaattCGTCTCAAGGAACAAACTCTTTCGTGAGCTTTAAACTACAAATGCAGCCTTTTTTTGTCTTAATGCGTCTTTCTCGAAAACAAATAACAGATGGACTCATTTAATACAATCTTTTCTTCTGTTCTGCAATATGATCCAGTCTTCAAGTTGTCATATCTTGTGCCTTGCTGTTCAAGGTGGCAATTTTCCATTTGCATGGTTGCATTCACATTTATCCAGatgttttttcttcaaaattgatTATGTAGCCTACAATCTTATAGTCATCAGTTCTCAAGCATACAATAATGTCAATTCAATTAAATCAAAATGTAGAatttaaaaagtgaaacttCAACGTCTTGGACCAAACATTTAACAACAAACAGCATGTGCCTTTTACAACTTTGGTTTAGTCCTCAGGGTCATTAGTATGTGATTATTGTTCAGTCACTATACAGAGGTGATTTTGCAAATATAGCATTgatttttaaacaatgtttACTCTTCTAATGTTATACCTTGTTGAAGGAAATATGTTCTGAACAAAGCCATAATAAGGGATTATGAGTGATCAATAGAAGATGATTTAAATAAATGCGTTTCTTTGATTTACATATTATAACATATTCAAAGGATATTCTCAGTATTTAGGTATATTTatgcagatttgtttttatCAGATATAAGTATTCGAAGTATGGTTGATTAGATTTACATTGAAAGCGTAAATCTACTTCGTTTCATTGTTATCTAaccattggtcttaaaaagttgACACTGTGCAAAGTGTGCATTTTAtctaattaaaattaaaacaatcACTCGCAAAACTGTTAGAATATCTTGTTTGAAAAGTTTAACATTGCTTTGAATTTTTTTCTggtttaaagaaaacattctgGGTAAAAtgcacagggttcccacaggtccttgaaatccttgaaaatttgttaatttgggtaaaaaaaattcaaggccctgggaagtttttgaaaatatacaggtcattgaaagtgcttgaatctatttta
This Paramisgurnus dabryanus chromosome 7, PD_genome_1.1, whole genome shotgun sequence DNA region includes the following protein-coding sequences:
- the edem1 gene encoding ER degradation-enhancing alpha-mannosidase-like protein 1; amino-acid sequence: MQWRSIVVGLLVLRLVVSCALWLIFGLGPSWGFDFPIKFTFSLHKIELLQNADQATTKPTAWSQHMYEDRNPQPKTCSKISGDSPKKFYLSFLRDARDEYDKKYSSFPDALKVKMRGMARDMFYFGYDNYMKFAFPEDELNPIACEGRGPDVLNPSNININDVLGNYSLTLIDALDTLLVLGNVTEFHRAVKLVIDTVSFDKDSTVQVFEANIRILGSLISSHILLTDPRQPFGDIELKDYDNELLHLAHDLAVRLLPAFENTSTGIPYPRVNLKKGVPPDSINETCTAGAGSLLVEFGILSRLVGDSTFEWVARRAVKALWDLRSNETGLLGNVVNIQTGQWVGKQSGLGAGMDSFYEYLLKSYILFGENEDYKMFTAAYESIQSHLRRGREACNEGEGDPPLYVNVNMFNGQIMNTWIDSLQAFFPGLQVLNGDVENAICLHAFYYAIWKRFGALPERYNWQLQAPDVLFYPLRPELVESTYLLYQATKNPFYLHVGMDILESLEKNTKVRCGYATLHHVVDKSKEDRMESFFLSETCKYLYLLFDEDNPLHKSGYKYVFTTEGHVVPIDQRFRQKSWEEQVPCEEPRNEPKANTSNCERISEERRFGLPLKSMYMRQIDHMVGLS